The Coccidioides posadasii str. Silveira chromosome 3, complete sequence genome contains a region encoding:
- the ADE1 gene encoding Bifunctional purine biosynthetic protein ade1 (BUSCO:370505at4751~EggNog:ENOG410PFD3~COG:F~BUSCO:10812at33183), whose translation MTRQSNAEPFMASNLGEIFPLVAQGKVREIYKIDEETLLFVASDRISAYDVILDNGVPNKGVILTLISAYWFKFLKAALPTLQTHFISLDLPHGIPTELRPKYQDRSMVVRKIKVFPIESIVRGYISGSAWKEYKESGTVNGISMPTGLVECGRLPTALWTPSTKADQGDHDINIHPRDAGKLIGQKYADQIQSVSVTLYNVAYAHAYSHGIIIADTKFEFGLDVETDQIVLIDEVLTPDSSRFWPVSKYQPGRSQESFDKQFLRDWLTSNGLAGKQGVSMPADIARKTELKYQEAFERITGDVFETGMPSVLEESALAE comes from the exons ATGACCCGCCAATCGAATGCCGAACCCTTCATGGCCAGTAACCTTGGGGAAATTTTCCCCTTGGTTGCACAAGGCAAAGTTAGAGAGATCTATAAGATTGACGAAGAGACACTTCTCTTTGTGGCTTCAGATAGAATTTCTGCCTACGACGTGATTCTGGATAAT GGTGTTCCCAACAAGGGAGTTATTCTTACCCTCATTTCTGCTTACTGGTTCAAATTCCTTAAAGCCGCTTTGCCGACTCTCCAAACGCACTTTATCAGCCTTGATTTGCCACACGGGATCCCGACGGAGCTTCGACCAAAATACCAGGACAGAAGTATGGTTGTGCGCAAGATCAAGGTCTTTCCAATTGAATCAATTGTGCGCGGATACATTTCCGGCTCGGCATGGAAGGAATACAAAGAATCTGGCACTGTGAATGGTATATCTATGCCAACAGGCCTGGTTGAGTGTGGCCGCCTCCCGACCGCTTTGTGGACTCCTAGCACCAAAGCTGACCAAGGAGATCATGATATCAATATCCATCCTAGAGACG CTGGGAAACTTATTGGCCAGAAATATGCCGACCAAATCCAGAGCGTCTCCGTCACTCTTTACAACGTCGCATATGCCCATGCTTATTCCCACGGCATTATCATCGCTGACACGAAATTTGAATTTGGCCTTGATGTAGAGACTGACCAGATCGTCCTTATCGACGAAGTATTGACCCCAGATTCGTCCCGATTTTGGCCAGTCAGCAAATACCAGCCTGGTCGCTCCCAGGAGAGCTTTGACAAGCAGTTCCTGCGCGACTGGCTAACGTCCAACGGCTTGGCTGGAAAGCAGGGTGTCTCAATGCCAGCGGATATTGCGAGAAAAACCGAACTTAAGTACCAAGAGGCATTTGAGAGGATCACAGGAGACGTCTTCGAGACTGGTATGCCGTCTGTTCTGGAGGAAAGCGCTTTGGCTGAGTAA